AATTTATCGGTCCCGTATATGATTCGTATGCCGACATTTGGTTTGAAAATAAATTAGGCAACAATTATGAATGGTATAGGAATAACAGCACAAAACATTTTGATCTGATAAGATACGAGATTGTAAATCACATGAACGGCGCACGAAATATCTCACAAATACACAGGATTGTGAATGCAGAGTACGGTCCGTTCGATTTAGGCGTCACCGAACGGATAATAGATGATCTGGCGAAGTTAAAATTAGTAAAATGGGTTAAGATATAGTGACTTATATTAGATTAGTATATAAAGTACATTATTAAAGTATATTAGTATGAGTCTAAACACTAGACACTTAGGGAATTGGCAAACGCCTGTTGAAGGCGACAGAGTAAAATGCACGCTCTGCCCGAGGTATTGCAAAATTCCGGAAGGAAAATCAGGATTTTGCTATATCAGGAAAAATTACGATGGTAAAATATATAACATCGCCTACGGGAGACCGACCGGATTTGCTGTCGACCCGATAGAAAAAAAGCCGTTGTTTCACTTTTTGCCGGGCACAGGGGTTCTGAGTTTCGGAACGGCGGGATGTAACCTTGGTTGTAAATTCTGTCAAAATTGGCACATATCGAAGGTAAAGATCGATGACGCAAATAGCCTTGAAGCTTCTCCCGAAGACGTGATCGCAATTGCAAAGAAAAACGGGTGTCCATCTATCGCATTTACATATAACGATCCGACCATCTGGGCGGAATACGCAATGGACATTTCAAAATTAGCGAAAGAGGAAGGGATAAAAAGCGTCTGGGTTACGGCAGGTTACATAACTCCTGAAGCAAGGGTGGACGCATATGCTGACGTGGATGCCGCAAACGTAGACCTAAAGGCTTTTTCGCAGGAATTTTACGGTAAGATAACTCTATCAAAACTTGAACCTGTGCTGGATACTCTTAAATGGCTGAAAAACGAAACAGATGTTTGGATTGAGATCACCAACTTGATAATCCCTACTTTAAACGACTCGTCAGATGAATTCAGGAAAATGGTTGACTGGATTCTTTTAAACCTCGGAGACGAAACTCCTCTTCATTTCACGGCATTTCACCCGGATTTCAAACTTATGGATCTGCCGCGAACAGACCCAAACGTATTAAATGAGGCGAGGGAGATAGCATTAGACGCCGGTTTAAAATATTGTTACGTTGGGAACGTATCAGACATAAAAGCTTCAACTACTTATTGTCCGGAGTGCAGGGCAGAGTTGATCAAAAGGGACTGGCACAGCGTTTTGCAAAACAATATCTTGAATGGAGCATGCCCGGAGTGCGGGACTACTGTGCCGGGGGTATTCAATTCGGACAATTAAACTCCGAATTCTTCTTGACAGGTTGCACTTCCATGACTAACTTCCGTTCATAACAGTTATGACAAGCGTTAATCTGAAATCAAAGGACACATATTCTACATCTAAGCTCCTTCACATCATGGGAGGATTAGAACTTAGAATGCAGCAATTTTATCTCCAGTTATCCCATAGGTTCACAAAGCCTGAAGGGATAAGGATTTTCTGGGATTCACTCGCTCAGCAGGAATCGGTTCACGCGACGATAATCCACACGCTGTCGAACATGTACCGTAATAATCCAAATATGTTTAATGAAATGGTTGAGATGGATTATCTGACTATCGCAAAAGTTGAAGAATTTATTAAGACGTCCGAGGACAAATTATCGAATGAGAACTTCGATCTAAATTCAGCGCTTCAGGAAGCCTACGACTTAGAGACCCTCGAGATTAACGAAATATACGACAGGATAATAGAGAGTCCGAAAGCGCCGTTCAGGGCGGTTATTGACCATTTAGTAGAGTCTGAGGAAGCGCATCTCAACGCATTGATAGAAGCCATTTTAAAGTATTCGACCGATGCCGGTCTTAAAGAGAAGGCTGTAATACTAAGATCTTCTCTCACGACGCAGACGGCAGCATAACAACCAGACCTCAATAATAAACCAAACTTTAACGCCACACCGGTGTTGACATATTCGACAGAAGGATGTAACTTCCATCCGATAAAATGGGGCCGTAGCTCAGCTGGGAGAGCGCTGCGTTCGCAATGCAGAGGTCGAGGGTTCGATCCCCTTCGGCTCCACAAGGCTGTGCGCGATGGGGAGGTAGCGGTGCCCTGTGACCGGCAATCCGCTGTAGCCGGATCGATGCCATGATCGAGGGCAGACTGATTTTGTATCTCCTTGTCGACACGGGTGTTGATGCATTTAGCCCTGCGCAATGGGAAGTTACTGAACCCCGTCAGAACCGGAAGGTAGCAGCGGTAAGTTTACGACTTGTGTGCCGCAGACAGCTTGTGCGGAGCCTGTAACGTCAAGGCAGCTGTAGATGATGCTGCTCGGAATCTGGTGCACAGCCGTTTTTTAAAGGAACGTTAAGTTGTCATACTTAGTATTATCGAGAAAATACAGACCGCAAAAATTTGACGACGTCATCGGTCAAAAACACGTCACTCAGACGCTTCAGAATGCGCTGAAATCAGAGAGATTGTCACACGCATATATTCTTTCCGGACCGAGAGGCGTAGGAAAAACCACGACGGCCAGAATACTCGCAAAATCTTTGAACTGCACGGAAGGCGAAATTGCGGAACCATGCGGAACCTGTGAAATTTGCAAAGAAATTACAGAGGGCCGCAGCCTTGATGTTTTGGAGATAGACGGTGCTACCTACAGGGGTATAGACAAAATCCGGGATGATCTTCAGGATTATCTCCGTCATCCACCGATGAAATCCGAGTATAAGGTCGTAATCATCGATGAAGTGCATATGCTGACGAAAGAAGCGTTTAACGCCCTTCTTAAAACGCTCGAAGAACCTCCTCCGAACGTTGTGTTCATATTTGCGACCACGCAGCCGAATAAAGTGCCGCCGACTATCTTGTCGAGATGTCAGAGATTTGATTTCAAACGAATCCCGAGTGCGGACATAATCGAGGCTCTTAAAGAAATATCCGCTAAAGAATCAATCAAAATTGATGAAAACTCCTTAATCCTGATTTCGAGAAAAGCAGATGGAGGCATGAGAGATGCCTTGAGTCTGCTCGATCAGGTGATATCGTTTTCGAACGGCGACATCGAATATAATTCCATAGTGTCGATGCTTGGTGTGGTGAAAGAGGAAGTGTTTTTCTCGATAACGGATTTGGCAACGACGGGAAATTCCGAAGCCGCAATGAATCTTGTTGAAGATCTGATGTCGCAGGGTCATGATCCACAAACTCTCGTCATGGGCCTGCTTGAGCATTTACGGTCATTATTAATCGTACATACTTCTCAATCGGCTGATTTATTAGAATCTACAAAATCGATCAAGGAGCTATATCTCACAAAAAAAGATGATCTGACGACATCGGAGATTCAAAGAACGTTAAAGATGGCACAGGATACGCTGTCGGAATTTTCAAAGAGCGTTATGCCGAGAATGTTATTTGAAATGTTGATGATAAATATCTGTAACATGGATAAAAGCATTGAAATCGAATCTATCTTAAACGAATTGGGATATTCAACTGAACAAAAAGATGATGCGCCAAAGGATGCGGATAGTAAAAATTCTGAATCGCTCAAATCGAAGGAATCGAATGAAGTGACGAGTGATACTTCACCTGCAGCTGACCCGGTAAAGAGGGAGAACAAAAACGAATCAAGGAATGAGAATACGAATATAAATGAATTTATGGACGTATGGAGATCGATCGTGGCGGAGGTTTCCGATTCGAGAGGCACGCTCGGGAACGTATTGAAAAAAGCGATCCCGACAGCGATTAACGGTAATTATCTCGAACTCTCGTTCGATCAAAGCGATGAATATGCAAAAGATTCGGTTGAACACAACTCAGGATATATTAGAGATGTCATGAAAAAGATCACAGACCGGGATTTGATTATCAAAACGGCGTTAGGGGAATTCAAAGAGAGCAAAATCGAGGATATCGATCCCGGCGAGAGTGAAATTGTCAGCACCGATGAGGAGATTTCAAAGAATCCTACAGTAGAAAAGATTATTGACTTATTTGGTGGTAAATTAACACTTTAAAAGGGGAGGAAGAAGATTGAAATTTGATATGAATAACATCTTGAAGCAAGCCCAAAAGGTACAGAGTCAGATCGAGAGCGTGCAAAAAGAACTTGAAAACTTAGAAGTAGAGGGCAGCGCCGGAGGTGGCATGGTAGTGGCTACCGTAAACGGAAAGCAAGAATTACTCTCGATTAAAATTGAGCCTCAGGTAATTACCGAAGACGTTGAGATGCTCGAAGATCTGGTTTTAGCGGCGACCAACCAGGCGCTGACACGATCACAGGAAGCGGCAGCGGAGCATATGCAGCAGGCGACGGGTGGGTTGCTGGGTAGCTTACCCGGAGGAATGAAATTGCCTTTTTCAGGGATGTGACAAGTTATCAGATGGCTCATTTATCTCCACTCTTAGAAATACTCATATCGGAACTTTCCCGGCTTCCCGGTATCGGAAGGAAATCGGCGCAAAGGCTTGCTTATTACTTTTTAAAACAAAGTAAATCGAGAGTGGAGAAGCTTGCTGAGGTTCTTTTAGAAGTTAAGGACAAAGTAGGTGAGTGCGAAATATGTTTTAACTTTACCGAAATTTCACCCTGCTCTATTTGTCAGAGTGAACGTCGTGATAGGACCGTGTTATGCGTGGTGGAAGAGCCGAGTGATCTGTATGCTATCGATGGGAGTGGAGAGTACAATGGATTGTTTCATGTACTCGGAGGCGTCATATCTCCTATGGACGGCATAGGACCGGAAGACCTGCACATAAAGGAATTGTACAAACGATTAAAGAATGTCAAAGAGGTTATCATCGCTACAAATCCGAGTATTGAAGGTGAGACAACTACATTATATCTGCAGAAAGAGCTGAAGAAAAGCAAGGTAAAAATAACCCGCATTGCACGCGGAATTCCTATGGGGAGCGCTTTAGAGCATACAGATCAGGTGACGCTTATCCGCGCATTAGAGGGAAGAGTAGAGTTGAAGGAAGAAGTTAGCGAATGATATTACCTAATCAGCTGACCGTGCTGAGGATCGCCCTGACGCCGGCTTTTATCGTATTTTTATTATTCGGGAGCGGTTCCTATAACCTGATTATCGCAACCGGTATTTTCGCTATCGCCGCTTTAACCGATCTATACGACGGGATGATAGCGAGAAAATACGGCACGGTTTCAAGGTGGGGAGCTTTCGTCGACCCTCTCGCAGATAAGATATTGCTCAGCACGGCTTTTTTCGGTCTCGTAATGCTGGGCTACCTGAAGTTATGGATGGTTCTCGCCGTGATATTTAGAGACGCCGTAATCACCGGTGTGAGGGCATATGGTCTAAGGAAGAATAAACATATCAAGACAGAAAAGTTCGCCAAGTGGAAGACTACATTTCAGATATCGCTCATATCTTTGATTTTGATTTATGAAAACCTAATACATAATCCATTCGGAAAGAGCCTCAAAATTGAATATCAAAATATCGTTGATCAAAGCGGTATATTCTATGCGGCTATGTTATTCATAGTCTTCATCACGATGTATTCGGGAATTTCCTACCTGATAGGTAACCGGAGATTCGTGAAGCAGATGGCGGTACGGATTTACAGGACAATCCTGAACTCTCAATAATTCATGAAATCCGTTCACTACCTCATTGCCACGGGATTTGGGGTCGGCAATATTCCTCCCATGCCCGGAACTTACGGCAGTCTTCTCGGTGCTGCGATATTTCTTATCGTGCCGGTCTACCAAATTGAAATTAAGATTGCCGCGATTCTCGGTTTAATTTTATTAGGCGCTTACACCGCATCAAAAATAGAGATGGAAACAGGGGTTCCTGACAATAATATTATCGTAATTGACGAAATTGCGGGTATGTGGGTAACTCTCCTTTTTATACCAATGCAAGTGTGGTGGATCATCGCTGCGATAGTGCTTTTCCGTATTTTTGACATTGTTAAGCCTTATCCGATAAAAAAAATCGAACGGCTGAAGGGGGGGTACGGAGTTATGTTAGACGACGCTGCTGCAGGAGTCTATGCCGGGGCAGTTTTATGGGGAACGGGAAGATTACTCGCATGAACGCGGTTTTGATAATTATAGGCGATGAGATACTGATAGGTCAAGTCAGAGATACAAATTCAGGTTATATCGCTGATGCTCTCGTCAGAGTGGGAATCCGATTAGAAAAGATTACAACCGTCGGCGATGAAATCGACGCTATCGTGGAGGCTTTAAGTGATTTTTCAGGTAAAAATGATCACGTAATAATCACCGGGGGTTTGGGTCCCACAAAAGATGACGTTACGAAAAGCGCATTTTTAAAATACTTCGGGGGTGAGCTCGTTCTTCATCAGGATTTGTTGCAGAATCTAAAAAATCGGTTTGCTGAAAGAGGTTGGGAATTTTACGATTCGAATATCGGACAGGCGGAATATCCCGACAGTTGCTCCATTATCCCGAACGAACTTGGTTCAGCGCAGGGGATGCATTTTCAAAAGGAGGGCTCGGAGTTCTACTCACTACCGGGAGTGCCGCATGAGATGCACAGAATCCTCGATGAATGGGTCATCCCGCATATAAGGAATCAAAATAAGGGACGAGTTATCAGGTATAAAACTATCGGCACTGTCGGGATAGGGGAGACGGGGATATCGGAAATCGTGGAATCTTACAGGGAGAAATTCGACAATGTCTCAATAGCCTATCTTCCGGGCTACGACGGAGTCAGGATCAGGTTAACCGCAGAAGGTACGGATGAAGTTGAGGTAGATGAAAGATTGGCTGAATCCTTAAGAATGCTGAATAAAGAATTATCCCGGTACACCTATTCTACGGATGGTGATAGTCTTCCGGAGGTGATAGCAAAAGAGATGATCGGAAACAAGTTGACACTATCCGTCGCCGAATCATGTACCGGTGGTATGATTCAGGACATTATTACGCTGGTACCCGGAGCATCAAAGTATTTTCTGGGCGGGATAGTTTCGTACAGCAATGATGTTAAGATAAATCAATTAGCGGTTAAAAGGGAGACGTTAGAGAAAGAAGGGGCGGTTAGTCCGGAGACAGCAGTCGAGATGGCTCGAGGGGTAAGGGAAAAACTTAAGAGCAGTATAGGTCTGTCGATTACCGGGGTAGCGGGTCCCGGAGGCGGAACGGAAACTAAACCCGTCGGACTTGTCTATATCGGATATTCAGACTCGACGGTAAACGACTCGGTCAAATATCAGTTTGGCGATACGCGGGAGATCAATAAGAAAAGAAGTGCGGGGGCGGCTTTAGGATTTTTATGGAATAGGCTCAAAAAAAGAGATTAGTCATTTCGTGCAACAGCAGCAACTTTACCTGAGCAGTATCATTTTTTTTACGGAATAGAAGTTTCCAGCTCTCAAAGAATAAAAGTATATACCCGATGACACTCTTTCGCCGGAATTGGAATCGGCATTCCAGGTAATATTTTGTCTTCCGGCTTTCCTTTCCTCGTTTATCAAGAGTCTCACCTCCTCACCCAAGAGATTATAAACGACAAGCTTGACATGTCTTTGTTCGGGAAGATCGAAGGAAATCAGAGTTGAGGGATTGAACGGGTTGGGATAATTATTATGTAAAAGAAAATCTTCCGGCAGGGGAAGAGAAATTTCCAAAGGATAACTGAACATCCCCTTCTCAACTTCCCTCCCGGATTCATCCCTGAGATCATACGCCAATCCGATAGAACCGTTATACTCTCCGGATATCGAGTTCAGAGTGATTTTCACAATCTTATCACGCCAATCACTGAGCGGCAATCCATCAAGCGGGGCAATTATTATATCGGATATTCCCGCTTCGTTTCGTTTTAGAAACAGATTGCTACGGTTTTCGGAGTATTCCGATGTTAGAGAGACGTCAGACACAAACAACCCATTTTCATCATATGAGAGCAAAAATCGCGCTGACCACACGTTAATAAGATCGGGAATTGAAATAAATAACGAAACGGTGGAATTATCGTTATTCACATTTTCTATCAGAACAGGATTCTCATCTTTTTCATTAAACGATAGATAGGTCTCTTTGAGCAGGGTCGGATTTTCGTTTTCGTACGACCAGTTAAACATCAGGACGAATATCATCAGGTCCTCAAAGTCGATCACTCCGTCTTTTTGCACGATTAGCTCAGGGGGTTCAGTTCCGGGAACAATCGGACCGGTTTCGCGGATTGTATCCTGTCTTATCCATGTATCCTGAAATCCTGCTACGTCATCAAAGTTGATCAAAGAGTCGCCCGAGAAATCCCCGACGAAGTTATTGACGACAAAATCATTAGTTTCCACAATATTGCTCAAGTCGTTATCAACCGATGCAATCCTAAGTCTGGTCTCCGCCCCGAGAAGAAATCCCAAATCAATAACAGAATCCCAGATAATGACAGGGTCGTAGTTGGCTCGAGTAATTCCGGATGACTCTCCGAAGGCTGTTCCCTGTTTCCACGTCGAGCCGCCGTTCCTGCTGAATTGAATCCAAATTGAGAGGGTATCGCTCTCCACGTCATCTACTTCAAGTGGAATATCCACCTTTCCCGTTATGGTATCGGGAATAGACGAAACCGAAAGAAGCTGAGGGCGTTCATTATTATCCACGTGTATCCCGGGAATTTCAAACCAGTCACCTGAATTTTCATCGGTTCCCCTGATCCTTAGCCCTGCATTAAATCGATCTTCGTGAGATAGCTGACCTAAAGAGTCAGTTCTCCATATTAACGTGCCGGTGTATCTGTCAGGCAATAATTCGCTTAGGCTACCGCTAATATCCGCTGTCAGCCATGGAAAAGATGTACCCCTGCGGAACTCCACTTCAAGAAATACTATATCAGATTCTTCGTCGATTATACGGTAATCGAAAGAAAAATCACCACTTATTTCCGAAGGTATAGAAGTCGTAATAACTGTTTTGGGCGCTCCGATGTTATCTATCTGAAGCGTGACGGATGCGGAAGAGCCGATATCGTTGTCAGATGGGGTAAGGCGGATAAGGCTTCGCCGACCAGTTCGGGTAGGTCGTTCAAGGAGTGCCATAGTATGCTGCCCGAACTTGCCGTAATTCCGGAAGTATCCCCTGTAATATCAGCGGGATTCCAGGAGGAACCGTTGTCATCGGAATACTCGACCCTAATTCCAATGAGGTCGTTCTCATCGTCAAAGAGGTTGAAATTAATTTGTGCATCGCCTCTGAATTCGGCCAAAGGTCCAAACGCGAAAATGGAAGGAGGGTTGTTGTTATCCAGATGAAACGCCCCGGTTGCGGAACTGCCGCCTTCATCGTTATCACTTACGGTTATCCTGAACAATACTCCGGTGTTATCGATTCCCGGCAGATCATTACCGGACGACCAGGTGAACGATCCGGAGTAATTTGCTGCACTGATCCCGGGTACAGACAGAGCCCCCTGCCAGACTCCGCTCACGTTATATTCGCCGATCAGGCTCAGGATATCTCCTTCAGGATCAGATAAAGTGTAAGTGAACTCGACGTCACGTGTGAGCTCGCCCGATGGAGTCTCAATGGCGGCGGACGGGAGCAGATTATTGTCAAGGTGGAATGAATTGCTTTCACCCGGTGCGCCGGTGCCGTTGTCGTTTGAAGGGGTAATACGAATCTTAGCATTAAAAGCATCGACCCCCTCAGCATTGGTTGACGAATTCCAGATAATGCTCCCCGAATAGGAAGCAGGGAGTATATCCGTCAGATTTCCTGTAGTCGCAGTCGGAAGCCAGCCGTTTCCCACATCGAATTCAACGAGCAGGCTAACTGCCAGACTATCAACGTCGGTGATCAAATAGTCGAATGATATATCTCCCGACATTTCGCCCGCTCTGACCAGAGTTACTGTTATCGAAGGAGTCAACTGGGCAGCTGTGATAACGGGTGCGAACGCTATTATGAGAGCGATAACAGGGGATATCGGTCTAAAATTACTCAGCAATGATAATTCCGTCTACTCTATTGACAATCGTGATATCGCTGTTATCAAAGAATCTGTACTTTGATTCCGAAGAGAAACTAATTCGTGATGTTCCCGGCAGGAGCGGTACCAGAGTCAGCACCGCCAACTTTCCAGTTCCGTCGACGAAATACGGCGGAGCGCCTGCAACAGCCATGTTGAGAGTTATCGTTCCTGAGGCATCCGGGAGAATCGGATCCATGAACAGCGCTGTTCCGCCGTTTTTGAGCAGTATATTATTTTCATCGGCAGGAGCTCTGGCGCTTTCGATCTTGAGGGAATCGGGTGAATATTCCAAAACGATCTTAGCTCCCGTTAAGCTGTCCACCTCCTCCGCATATATCTCCATGATGAAGGGTTCTCCTACTCTGGCGACGTCGAATTTTCTCGGGTGAAATCTGAGGGAGATGCCGTCAATATTATCAACTCTGAACTCATAGCGGGTAGGGGGAAATTCTACTTCTCCATTCGGGTAGTGCGTTCTGACTTCAAAGACATTGAGCGTATCGGTAAGGAAAGTGAATTTTACTGAATCGATTGCTGCGGAATCAGTGAATGTTCCGTTGTTGAGCCTGTATGACCATTTGATGTTTACGTATTCCGAGGTGTCTATTCCCGCAACGTCGGGAGAACCGGTTCGAGTGGATCGCCACTTGAAAACAGCAGTGTGTTTTTTTATATAAGAATTCGGTACTTCGGTAAGAATTGTTTCCGGTTTCTTGTAATCCGACGATTTATTATCCCATACGTTCGCATAATCGGTCGATTCAGGTTCGTCACCGAACAATGAACATGAAACAAACAACAGTGAGAATATCGGTAAATATTTGGCGCTCATATTTAGAAATTTGCTTCCATTGATATAATTAAAGCATTTTCGGTCACAGAATAACTCAAAGCGGGGAATCTAGCTTTTTCCGATTCCCAGGGGTCTCTGATAGCAGGAGGGAAACTCATATACGCATCCATTACATTGAAAATCCATAATACTGTTGAAATAGCTACAGCTGTAAATCCTATCAGCCTTTTTTGATTAGCTTCATCGAGTGCATTGTCCATTTCTGACCGTGTTATCTTAATCTGCTGATTTAGATTTAGCGAATCAATATATTTCATCCTCTTAACGTCATAATTATCGAGCGCTTTGGAATATTCGCGATCTGCAGAAACACTCCAGGCGATCACAGACGAAACTATGATTGGGAACGCGAGAGCTCTTTTCCAATGCTCGGAATAACTCTGTCCCCATCCGGGTATCACGAACGAATAAAATGCGGCAAGAGCCGGAGATTTTCGTTTCAAAACTATTTCAATGTGGTTTGGATTGTAACTACCTATCTCGGTCAGTACTTCCTCGCTATAGTATCCTATATGGTGCGCTTTGACATTATAGCTCCCCCAAAATACCATTGTGTCTTTATATGGAATCACGCCGACAGGCAGGTTGTTGATAGTCAAATCTGCGCCGTAAGGAAGGCCCGAAACGTATAGTTTTCCGAGTTTAAACCTGAAGTTAGATTCGACGGTTACTGCTGGTGTTTCGCGGGTTATGCTGATTATCTCAACCTGTTCTTTAAATTCGATCGTATTCACCGTTTTTACTGTATATTCTCCAAATGCAATATCGGACGTCGTGTATGGAGTCTTTCCAACGAGTATGCCGTCTATATAAACAATAGCGCTGTCAACATCGCTTTTCACAGTTAAAGATCTCGGGACGTCAGACTTCGGCGAAGCCAATAAATCGTTAATAATAGAAGGAATGTCGGTCTGTATAATATGAACGATATTATCTGTGAGTTTTTTTGAGATAGAATTCATCGCTCTGTTCTGGACACTGCCGACGAGAATTAATTTCAAATGATAGCCGCCCGGAACTAACTTTATTTCACCTCCGATAGTAAAATCTACACCTGTATTTTTTCCGAACGCCGCTAAACAATTCACATCCATGCATGGGGTGTCAAACCGTATATTCTGGCTTCGGAGAATCTCTCTTGTTTGGTCATTGCTCAGCAATAAATAGTTCCCGTTCTTTTTTAAAGTAGTTTGAATTTTATTTGATATATCATTCATAATGCGATTATTTAAACCTTCAGACTGAAGAGGATATACCGCTAACCGCTGCGAAGGGAGACGTACGGGCGAGACTGCGGAACTGTCCGCAAATTGCTGGCCTACAGAAGGCGCATGGAAGATCAGCAGAACGCCGCTCAAAATTATTATAAATTTTATTGTAACTGCCTCAAATTGCTGTTTTACAGGTCAATTCAAAGGTATTTTAATCACACGGTAAAGTCAATAGATGCACATAAATTGAATAAACGAGTATTGCTTCAATCGGTTCAGGATATTATTAAATTCAGTTAATGCCGACGAATATTTTCTTTTGCTTACGACTAAGTTAAGATTTACATTTACTATCTATCTTGAAATGAAAATCAGGACATTTATAGCGCTTGAACTACCGGAAGAAGTTAAAAAAGAAATAGTAGAAATACAGAGGCGATTGGTCATTAAGGATGCGAAAATTAGATGGGTGAGTAAAGAAAATACTCATTTGACGCTCAAATTCCTGGGCGGCGTCGAAGAACGTTTAATTCCTGATATCTATGAAACGATAAACACTGCTTCAAAAAGCTTTAATTCATTTCAATTGAATTTGTCAAATGTGGGACTATTCCCCAATAAAAGACGACCAAAAATTATCTGGGCAGGTATAGGAGGACGTACCTCTGAACTTGAATTATTGGCGGAAAAATGTGATTCTGCGCTGCATCGGATCGGTTTCAAAAGAGAAAACAGGAAGTTTAAACCCCACCTGACTATAGGTAGAATAAAGAGTCTGGGTGACGCACAGGATTTTTCTCAGAGATTGAATGATCTTGAGGTTAATCCGATAGAATTTGAAGCGGTAAAGATCAATATAATCAAAAGCGACCTGACCTCCGGTAGTGCAGTATACACTCTGTTAAATTCCATAAATCTCATTAAATAGGAGAGCAAAATGGCGAAATCCGTAGATGAAAAAGAAAAAGCTCTTGACTTAGCAATTACCCAAATAGATAAGCGGTTTGGAAAAGGTTCTATAATGAAACTCGGAGATCATGCGTCGCTGCTCGGAACAGTCGATGTAATACCGACCGGTGCGCTCTCTCTTGATGCGGCGCTCGGCATAGGAGGAGTGCCCAGGGGAAGGGTTATTGAAATTTATGGACCTGAAGCGTCGGGCAAAACCACGCTGAGCCTTCATATCATAGCTGAAACACAAAAGTTGGGAGGGAAGGTGGCGTTTATCGATGCGGAGCATGCACTTGATCCACGTTATGCGAAGAAACTTGGTGTGGATGTTGACGAACTACTCCTATCCCAACCCGACTCCGGAGAACAGGCATTGGAGATAACCGAGACCCTTGTCAGGAGTAATGCTATCGACGCGATAGTAATCGATTCCGTTGCCGCGCTTGTTCCAAGGGCGGAATTGGAAGGGGAAATGGGTGACGCGCATATGGGACTGCAGGCTCGATTGATGTCTCAGGCGTTGAGAAAACTCGCCGGAATCGTGAAAAAATCGAATACTTGCCTGATCTTTATCAATCAAATTCGTGAGAAAATAGGCATTATGTTCGGCAATCCTGAAACAACATCAGGTGGAAGGGCGTTGAAATTCTATGCTTCTATAAGAATGGATATCAGGAGGATCGGAGCCATCAAAGAAGGTTCTTTGTCGATTGGAAACAGGGTCCGGGTCAAAGTCGTAAAGAATAAAATGGCGCCTCCATTTCGTGAGGTAGAACTCGACATCATGTACGGTTTCGGGATTTCATACGAGGCTGATATCCTCGATTTAG
This genomic interval from Candidatus Neomarinimicrobiota bacterium contains the following:
- the amrS gene encoding AmmeMemoRadiSam system radical SAM enzyme; protein product: MSLNTRHLGNWQTPVEGDRVKCTLCPRYCKIPEGKSGFCYIRKNYDGKIYNIAYGRPTGFAVDPIEKKPLFHFLPGTGVLSFGTAGCNLGCKFCQNWHISKVKIDDANSLEASPEDVIAIAKKNGCPSIAFTYNDPTIWAEYAMDISKLAKEEGIKSVWVTAGYITPEARVDAYADVDAANVDLKAFSQEFYGKITLSKLEPVLDTLKWLKNETDVWIEITNLIIPTLNDSSDEFRKMVDWILLNLGDETPLHFTAFHPDFKLMDLPRTDPNVLNEAREIALDAGLKYCYVGNVSDIKASTTYCPECRAELIKRDWHSVLQNNILNGACPECGTTVPGVFNSDN
- the dnaX gene encoding DNA polymerase III subunit gamma/tau; the encoded protein is MSYLVLSRKYRPQKFDDVIGQKHVTQTLQNALKSERLSHAYILSGPRGVGKTTTARILAKSLNCTEGEIAEPCGTCEICKEITEGRSLDVLEIDGATYRGIDKIRDDLQDYLRHPPMKSEYKVVIIDEVHMLTKEAFNALLKTLEEPPPNVVFIFATTQPNKVPPTILSRCQRFDFKRIPSADIIEALKEISAKESIKIDENSLILISRKADGGMRDALSLLDQVISFSNGDIEYNSIVSMLGVVKEEVFFSITDLATTGNSEAAMNLVEDLMSQGHDPQTLVMGLLEHLRSLLIVHTSQSADLLESTKSIKELYLTKKDDLTTSEIQRTLKMAQDTLSEFSKSVMPRMLFEMLMINICNMDKSIEIESILNELGYSTEQKDDAPKDADSKNSESLKSKESNEVTSDTSPAADPVKRENKNESRNENTNINEFMDVWRSIVAEVSDSRGTLGNVLKKAIPTAINGNYLELSFDQSDEYAKDSVEHNSGYIRDVMKKITDRDLIIKTALGEFKESKIEDIDPGESEIVSTDEEISKNPTVEKIIDLFGGKLTL
- a CDS encoding YbaB/EbfC family nucleoid-associated protein; the encoded protein is MKFDMNNILKQAQKVQSQIESVQKELENLEVEGSAGGGMVVATVNGKQELLSIKIEPQVITEDVEMLEDLVLAATNQALTRSQEAAAEHMQQATGGLLGSLPGGMKLPFSGM
- the recR gene encoding recombination protein RecR, translated to MAHLSPLLEILISELSRLPGIGRKSAQRLAYYFLKQSKSRVEKLAEVLLEVKDKVGECEICFNFTEISPCSICQSERRDRTVLCVVEEPSDLYAIDGSGEYNGLFHVLGGVISPMDGIGPEDLHIKELYKRLKNVKEVIIATNPSIEGETTTLYLQKELKKSKVKITRIARGIPMGSALEHTDQVTLIRALEGRVELKEEVSE
- the pgsA gene encoding CDP-diacylglycerol--glycerol-3-phosphate 3-phosphatidyltransferase, which codes for MILPNQLTVLRIALTPAFIVFLLFGSGSYNLIIATGIFAIAALTDLYDGMIARKYGTVSRWGAFVDPLADKILLSTAFFGLVMLGYLKLWMVLAVIFRDAVITGVRAYGLRKNKHIKTEKFAKWKTTFQISLISLILIYENLIHNPFGKSLKIEYQNIVDQSGIFYAAMLFIVFITMYSGISYLIGNRRFVKQMAVRIYRTILNSQ
- a CDS encoding phosphatidylglycerophosphatase A, with product MKSVHYLIATGFGVGNIPPMPGTYGSLLGAAIFLIVPVYQIEIKIAAILGLILLGAYTASKIEMETGVPDNNIIVIDEIAGMWVTLLFIPMQVWWIIAAIVLFRIFDIVKPYPIKKIERLKGGYGVMLDDAAAGVYAGAVLWGTGRLLA